A single Flavobacterium sp. 1 DNA region contains:
- a CDS encoding Dam family site-specific DNA-(adenine-N6)-methyltransferase — translation MTKPFLRWAGGKTWFTNHIEELLPRNINNYYEPFLGGGAIFFYLKSKGLINGKCYLSDSNEELINAYKVLKRNPKELFELLKTHINSETEYYRMRETIYTDNIERASRFIYLNKTSFNGIYRVNKNGGYNVPFGHRKLEKMYDFEHLTRVSKMFKNCFFTVKDFKKVLYDVKENDLIFIDPPYTVAHENNGFIQYNQSLFSWENQIELSKMLIKIKNKNANFIMTNASHWSIEKLYNDKGNKTTLSRASTIGGIGANRTKYKELIYTNL, via the coding sequence ATGACAAAACCTTTTTTAAGATGGGCAGGAGGAAAAACTTGGTTTACTAACCATATTGAAGAGCTATTGCCAAGAAATATAAATAATTATTACGAGCCATTTCTTGGTGGTGGTGCAATATTTTTTTATTTAAAATCAAAAGGATTAATTAATGGGAAATGCTATTTATCAGATAGTAATGAAGAATTAATAAATGCCTATAAAGTTTTAAAAAGAAATCCAAAAGAACTATTTGAATTACTAAAAACGCATATCAATTCCGAAACTGAATATTACAGAATGAGAGAAACAATTTATACAGATAATATTGAAAGAGCATCAAGATTTATCTATTTAAATAAAACTTCATTTAATGGAATTTATAGAGTTAATAAAAATGGAGGTTACAATGTCCCTTTCGGTCATAGGAAACTTGAAAAAATGTATGATTTTGAACATTTAACTCGTGTTTCTAAAATGTTCAAAAACTGTTTTTTTACAGTCAAAGATTTTAAAAAAGTTCTTTATGATGTAAAAGAAAATGATCTAATATTTATTGATCCTCCTTATACAGTTGCTCACGAAAATAACGGATTTATACAGTATAATCAATCTTTGTTTTCTTGGGAAAATCAAATCGAGCTTTCAAAAATGCTTATAAAAATAAAAAATAAAAATGCTAATTTCATAATGACAAATGCTTCTCATTGGAGTATTGAGAAATTATATAATGATAAAGGGAATAAAACAACATTGTCAAGAGCAAGTACAATTGGTGGCATTGGTGCAAATAGAACTAAATACAAAGAATTAATTTATACAAATTTATAA
- the hutH gene encoding histidine ammonia-lyase yields the protein MDNTHYISTELLSFETLQEIISHHKLVALSENTKTNIIKCRKYLDAKMASHSEPIYGINTGFGSLCNVKISNENLSKLQENLVKSHACGTGEEVPNEIVKLMLLLKIQSLSYGHSGIQLQTVQRLVDFYNNDILPVIYTQGSLGASGDLAPLAHLSLPLLGEGEVWFEGKKINSSEVLKHFGWKPIVLQSKEGLALLNGTQFMSAYGAHIVMKANKFSFLADLIGTISLEGFDGRIEPFNELIHYIRPHNGQIATAKRVKEFLDGSEIIEQSKTHVQDPYSFRCIPQVHGASKDAFDYVKKVFKTEINSVTDNPNIFIESDQIISGGNFHGQPLALALDFMAIALAELGSISERRTYQLISGLRNLPAFLVDNPGLNSGFMIPQYTAASIASQNKQLATPSSVDSIVSSNGQEDHVSMGANGATKCLRVMENLERILAIELMNASQAIEYRRPLQSSDFIEMFLKSYREVVPLVKEDRILHYDIEKTVAFLNSFQIEDDLLTLA from the coding sequence ATGGATAATACACATTATATAAGTACCGAATTACTTTCTTTTGAAACGTTGCAGGAGATTATTTCGCACCATAAATTAGTTGCTCTTTCAGAGAATACAAAAACGAATATAATAAAGTGCAGAAAATATTTGGATGCTAAAATGGCTTCTCATTCGGAACCAATTTATGGTATAAATACTGGTTTTGGGTCACTTTGCAATGTAAAAATTTCAAATGAAAATTTGTCAAAACTTCAAGAAAACCTTGTAAAATCACACGCTTGCGGAACAGGTGAAGAAGTCCCAAATGAGATTGTAAAATTGATGCTGTTACTAAAGATTCAATCTTTAAGTTATGGTCATTCGGGGATACAGCTGCAGACAGTACAACGATTGGTCGATTTTTACAATAATGATATTTTACCTGTGATTTATACGCAGGGATCTCTTGGCGCATCTGGAGATTTGGCTCCTTTGGCCCATTTATCGTTACCTTTATTAGGAGAAGGAGAAGTCTGGTTTGAAGGTAAAAAGATAAATTCTAGTGAAGTATTGAAGCATTTTGGCTGGAAACCAATAGTGCTGCAGTCCAAAGAAGGTTTGGCTTTGTTAAACGGAACACAATTCATGAGTGCTTACGGAGCTCATATTGTAATGAAAGCAAATAAGTTTTCGTTTTTAGCTGATTTAATCGGAACTATATCATTGGAAGGCTTTGACGGCAGAATTGAACCTTTCAATGAACTGATTCATTATATAAGACCGCATAATGGACAAATTGCTACCGCAAAAAGAGTAAAAGAGTTTCTTGATGGAAGTGAAATCATTGAACAATCTAAAACCCACGTTCAAGATCCGTATTCTTTCCGTTGTATTCCACAAGTTCATGGCGCTTCAAAAGATGCTTTTGATTATGTAAAAAAAGTATTCAAAACCGAAATTAATTCGGTAACCGATAATCCTAATATATTTATAGAAAGCGATCAGATTATTTCTGGCGGAAATTTTCACGGGCAGCCTTTAGCTTTGGCTTTAGATTTTATGGCTATTGCTTTGGCAGAATTAGGAAGTATTTCAGAGCGCAGAACCTATCAATTGATTTCTGGACTGCGCAATCTTCCAGCTTTCTTGGTTGATAATCCAGGACTGAACTCAGGTTTTATGATTCCGCAATATACTGCTGCTAGTATTGCAAGCCAAAACAAGCAGTTGGCAACACCTTCAAGTGTAGACAGTATAGTGTCAAGCAACGGACAGGAAGATCATGTGAGTATGGGAGCGAATGGCGCTACCAAATGCTTGCGTGTTATGGAGAATTTGGAACGTATTTTAGCCATAGAATTGATGAATGCTTCTCAGGCAATTGAATACCGCAGACCATTGCAGTCAAGTGATTTTATAGAAATGTTTTTAAAATCTTACAGAGAAGTAGTGCCTTTGGTAAAAGAAGATCGAATTCTGCATTATGACATCGAGAAAACAGTGGCTTTCTTAAATAGTTTTCAAATTGAAGACGATTTGTTAACATTAGCTTAA
- a CDS encoding VOC family protein, with protein sequence MAKQIFINLAVTDLQKSMAFYTALGFTNNPQFSDDSGKCMVWCENIFVMLLTHEKFSNFATKPIADTKSNIAGLFSLSTESVDEVNSIMTNGLNAGGIEPSEMKDYGFMQQRTIEDFDGHTWEIFYMDISKFPTA encoded by the coding sequence ATGGCAAAACAAATTTTTATCAATTTAGCAGTAACTGACCTTCAAAAATCTATGGCTTTTTATACTGCATTAGGCTTTACGAACAATCCTCAATTTTCGGATGACAGTGGAAAATGCATGGTTTGGTGTGAAAACATTTTTGTAATGCTTTTGACACACGAAAAGTTTTCAAACTTTGCAACCAAACCCATTGCTGACACAAAATCAAACATAGCAGGACTTTTTTCATTATCGACTGAAAGTGTTGATGAGGTAAACAGCATTATGACCAATGGACTAAACGCCGGCGGAATAGAGCCGAGCGAAATGAAAGATTATGGTTTTATGCAACAGCGGACTATCGAAGATTTTGACGGACACACTTGGGAAATTTTCTATATGGATATTTCAAAATTTCCGACAGCATAG
- a CDS encoding SRPBCC family protein translates to MANNKVTLHRVFTAAPEKVYKAFTDADAMASWLPPYGFVCKVHSMDFQIGGKYKMSFTNFTTGSSYSFGGEYLEIIPNERLKYSDEFDDPNLPGQMITTIELRKVLCGTELFATQEGIPDAIPTEMCYLGWQESLEKLKRLVEPNISDA, encoded by the coding sequence ATGGCAAATAATAAAGTTACACTTCACAGAGTTTTTACGGCAGCACCTGAGAAAGTTTATAAAGCATTCACAGATGCGGATGCAATGGCGTCTTGGTTACCGCCTTATGGTTTTGTCTGCAAAGTACATAGTATGGATTTCCAAATTGGGGGAAAATACAAAATGTCGTTTACCAATTTTACTACGGGTAGCAGTTATTCATTTGGCGGAGAATATTTAGAAATTATACCTAATGAACGATTAAAATATTCAGACGAGTTTGACGACCCAAATTTACCGGGACAAATGATTACAACAATCGAACTCCGAAAAGTACTATGCGGTACAGAACTTTTTGCAACACAGGAAGGAATTCCTGATGCAATACCAACTGAAATGTGTTATTTAGGCTGGCAGGAATCGTTAGAAAAATTAAAACGTTTGGTAGAACCTAATATTTCGGATGCTTAA
- a CDS encoding DGQHR domain-containing protein — protein sequence MENNRQKITFKCLEVLQPIGVMYVGAMDCSDLETITYADVRRLEIGKDNREIEDYIGIQRHLDPRREKEIGKYVNLVDATFPNSIIISVSSEFVKYDKETSIMEIDFKDDIAKVLDGQHRIAGLRHYEKAASTFQLVVSIYLDMELEDQAIVFSTINKEQKSVSNSLVADLFAFAESRSPQKTGHNIARALSKKEGSPLYNKIKILGKAETLSQTITQDTFVKSLLVYITNDKQSDRDFYKRNKNDKKAKLPYVHEKELKRHFLRNLFIDDFDDIQIAQIIWNYFYAVQQKWPNAWNETKNDSILNKSTGFIALMKFFKDAYLSFDKIGKVITKDEFKTIFDNMELTEEDFNTTKYVPGGMGISNLYKDLKTQSGII from the coding sequence ATGGAAAACAATAGACAAAAAATAACTTTTAAATGCCTTGAAGTTCTTCAACCAATTGGTGTAATGTATGTTGGAGCAATGGATTGTTCAGATCTTGAAACTATTACATATGCTGATGTTAGACGTTTAGAAATAGGAAAAGACAACAGAGAAATTGAAGATTACATAGGTATCCAAAGACATTTGGATCCAAGGAGAGAAAAAGAGATTGGAAAATATGTCAATTTAGTTGATGCAACATTTCCAAACAGCATAATAATATCAGTTTCATCGGAATTTGTCAAATACGACAAAGAAACAAGCATAATGGAAATCGATTTTAAAGATGATATTGCTAAAGTGCTTGATGGCCAACATAGAATTGCAGGACTACGTCATTATGAAAAAGCAGCGAGTACTTTTCAATTAGTAGTTTCCATATATTTAGATATGGAGTTAGAAGATCAAGCAATTGTTTTTTCAACAATCAATAAAGAACAAAAGAGTGTGTCAAATTCTTTAGTTGCTGATTTATTTGCATTTGCAGAAAGTAGAAGTCCTCAAAAAACAGGGCATAATATTGCTCGTGCATTATCTAAAAAAGAAGGAAGTCCATTATATAATAAAATAAAAATATTAGGAAAAGCAGAAACTTTAAGCCAAACAATCACTCAAGATACTTTTGTAAAATCTTTGTTAGTTTATATAACAAACGACAAACAATCTGATAGAGATTTTTATAAACGTAATAAAAATGATAAAAAGGCTAAACTTCCTTATGTACACGAAAAAGAACTAAAAAGACATTTCTTGCGAAATCTTTTTATTGATGATTTTGATGACATACAAATTGCGCAAATTATTTGGAATTATTTTTATGCCGTTCAACAAAAATGGCCAAACGCTTGGAATGAAACTAAAAACGATAGTATATTAAATAAATCTACTGGTTTTATTGCATTGATGAAGTTTTTTAAAGATGCCTACTTAAGTTTTGATAAAATAGGTAAAGTTATTACAAAAGATGAATTTAAAACCATTTTTGATAATATGGAATTAACGGAAGAAGATTTCAACACAACAAAATATGTACCAGGTGGAATGGGAATTAGTAATTTATATAAAGATTTAAAAACACAAAGCGGAATAATATAA
- a CDS encoding DUF1961 family protein, giving the protein MDKNLLLILILFFSALMRGQNTDLAEFETLNQSKQWQLQFNDPCTKDWQSKWFLDGLHADIKNTKEGMLFSGGNVEGDDAYNAVLWTKDSFKGDVKIEYSYTKTDNKTIWATILYLQATGIGIAPYVEDISQWNNLREIPAMKTYYTNMKALHISYASYDNKNTDIKNDYIRVRKYPVLAGQNFNTTTEIPSASFETGLFNPNETYQITIIKNDKKLYFKVVGKNISKLFSWDLSNSPAILEGRIGLRHMHTRSARYKDFSVFTKR; this is encoded by the coding sequence ATGGATAAAAACCTGCTTCTGATTCTCATACTTTTTTTCTCGGCTTTAATGAGAGGTCAAAATACTGATTTAGCTGAATTTGAAACCCTAAACCAATCAAAGCAATGGCAATTACAATTTAATGATCCCTGTACTAAGGATTGGCAATCCAAATGGTTTTTGGACGGGCTTCATGCCGATATTAAAAACACAAAGGAAGGAATGCTTTTTAGCGGCGGGAATGTGGAAGGAGATGATGCTTATAATGCGGTATTATGGACGAAAGATTCTTTTAAAGGAGATGTAAAAATCGAATACAGCTACACAAAAACAGACAACAAGACGATCTGGGCTACGATTTTATATCTTCAGGCGACTGGTATTGGTATTGCTCCTTATGTCGAAGATATATCGCAATGGAATAATTTAAGAGAAATTCCGGCGATGAAAACGTATTATACGAATATGAAAGCGCTGCACATTAGCTATGCTTCGTATGATAATAAAAACACAGATATAAAAAACGATTATATCAGAGTGCGAAAGTATCCTGTGCTTGCGGGTCAAAATTTTAATACCACAACAGAAATTCCGAGCGCGAGTTTTGAAACAGGACTGTTTAATCCTAATGAAACGTATCAGATAACAATTATCAAAAACGATAAAAAACTTTATTTTAAAGTAGTTGGGAAAAACATTTCGAAACTATTCTCTTGGGATCTTTCCAATTCTCCAGCTATACTTGAGGGCAGAATTGGTTTAAGGCACATGCATACTAGATCGGCTCGGTATAAAGATTTTTCGGTCTTTACAAAGAGATAG
- the thrA gene encoding bifunctional aspartate kinase/homoserine dehydrogenase I: protein MRVLKFGGTSVANAENIKLVLAIVLNKAQAEKLVVVVSALSKVTDLLQLAASKAASNDESFKEIVTEIEKKHLEALKQLIPVSEQSGLLSHIKRIINHLETLLDGCFLLGELSPRTLDTILSFGELLSSYIIAEALKQKLKNSSYKDSRELIKTNNHFGKAAVNFELSNQLIADFFASNENQVVVMPGFIATSEDGIITTLGRGGSDYTAAIIAGALNATDLEIWTDVNGMFTANPKIVKQAQPIATISYQEAMELSHFGAKVLYPPTIQPVLRKSIPIIIKNTFEPQAEGTLISNKITEHVNPVKGITHIDNITLITLEGSGMIGVAGSSKRLFEVLSNESINVIFITQASSEHSICIGILNSDAETAENAINKAFQNEIAQNKIDPCIVEQNLCIIALVGENMKNHQGLSGRMFSTLGKNNVNIRAIAQGASERNISVVINERDVKKALNTLHENFFEENTKQLNLFVMGVGNVGEKFIEQIHQQKKFLKENLKINLRVIAVSNSRKMHFDEDGISLKEWQSLLEKGETANKEEFISKVKALNLRNSIFVDITANKEVSKTYEQYLKQNVAVVTCNKIACSSAYDNYKNLKSLSRKFNAPFLFETNVGAGLPIIDTVKNLIASGDKVHKIQAVLSGSLNFIFNNFDKNNTFHDVVKEAGVQGFTEPDPKIDLSGIDVARKILILIRESGYQMEIEDIENKSFLPAACMGTTNNDAFFASLKEHARHFESILAEANEKESRLKFVAQFENGKASVGLQFIPKDHPFYNLEGKDNIVLFYTDRYVDQPLLIKGAGAGAAVTASGIFADVIRIGNV from the coding sequence ATGAGAGTATTAAAATTTGGCGGTACTTCGGTAGCCAATGCAGAAAACATAAAATTAGTTTTAGCCATAGTCCTTAATAAAGCACAAGCCGAAAAACTTGTTGTTGTAGTATCCGCTTTAAGCAAAGTAACCGATTTATTACAGTTAGCTGCTTCGAAAGCGGCTTCCAATGATGAGAGTTTTAAAGAAATTGTTACCGAAATTGAGAAAAAACATTTAGAAGCACTTAAGCAGCTTATTCCTGTAAGCGAGCAAAGCGGTTTATTAAGCCATATTAAAAGAATCATAAATCACTTGGAAACATTGCTTGACGGATGTTTTCTTTTGGGTGAATTGTCACCAAGAACTTTGGATACCATCTTAAGTTTTGGGGAATTATTATCTTCCTACATCATTGCCGAAGCTTTAAAGCAAAAACTTAAAAACAGCAGTTATAAAGACAGCCGCGAATTGATTAAAACCAATAATCATTTTGGAAAAGCTGCAGTTAACTTTGAACTTTCAAACCAACTGATTGCAGATTTTTTTGCATCGAATGAAAATCAAGTAGTTGTAATGCCAGGTTTTATCGCCACTTCTGAAGATGGCATTATTACGACTTTGGGCCGCGGTGGATCAGATTATACAGCTGCAATTATTGCAGGAGCATTAAATGCTACTGATTTAGAAATTTGGACAGATGTAAACGGAATGTTTACTGCCAATCCAAAAATTGTAAAACAAGCGCAGCCTATTGCTACAATATCATATCAGGAAGCTATGGAATTGTCTCATTTTGGTGCCAAAGTATTGTATCCGCCAACAATTCAGCCAGTTTTAAGAAAAAGCATTCCAATTATAATCAAAAATACTTTCGAGCCACAAGCCGAAGGAACTTTGATTTCTAATAAGATTACTGAGCATGTAAACCCAGTCAAAGGGATTACTCATATCGACAATATTACTTTGATTACCCTAGAGGGTTCTGGAATGATTGGCGTTGCCGGTTCTTCTAAGCGATTATTTGAAGTATTATCTAATGAAAGCATCAATGTGATTTTTATTACTCAAGCTTCATCAGAGCATTCTATATGTATTGGTATTTTGAATTCGGATGCTGAAACTGCTGAAAACGCGATCAATAAAGCTTTTCAGAATGAAATCGCACAAAACAAAATAGATCCATGTATTGTTGAACAAAACCTTTGTATTATTGCTTTGGTTGGCGAAAATATGAAAAATCACCAAGGTTTAAGCGGCAGAATGTTTAGCACTTTAGGAAAAAACAACGTTAATATTCGTGCGATTGCTCAAGGTGCTTCCGAAAGAAACATCTCTGTAGTGATTAACGAAAGAGACGTTAAAAAAGCACTGAATACATTACATGAAAACTTCTTTGAAGAAAACACTAAACAGTTAAACCTTTTCGTAATGGGTGTTGGAAATGTGGGTGAAAAATTCATCGAGCAAATCCACCAGCAAAAGAAATTCCTAAAAGAGAATTTAAAAATAAACCTTAGAGTTATTGCAGTTTCTAATTCCAGAAAAATGCATTTTGACGAAGATGGAATTTCATTAAAAGAATGGCAATCTCTTTTAGAAAAAGGAGAAACTGCCAATAAAGAAGAATTCATTTCGAAAGTAAAAGCCCTCAATTTACGCAACAGTATTTTTGTAGATATTACTGCCAATAAAGAAGTATCTAAAACTTACGAACAGTATTTAAAACAAAATGTAGCTGTAGTAACCTGCAATAAAATTGCCTGTTCATCGGCTTATGATAATTATAAAAACCTAAAAAGTTTATCCCGTAAATTCAATGCGCCTTTCCTTTTTGAAACTAATGTCGGGGCAGGATTGCCAATCATCGATACGGTAAAAAACTTAATCGCTTCTGGTGATAAAGTACATAAAATTCAAGCCGTTTTGTCAGGTAGTTTGAATTTTATTTTTAACAATTTTGATAAAAACAATACTTTTCATGACGTGGTTAAAGAAGCTGGAGTTCAAGGTTTTACAGAACCCGACCCGAAAATAGATTTAAGCGGAATTGACGTAGCCAGAAAGATTCTGATTTTGATTCGTGAGAGCGGCTACCAAATGGAAATTGAAGACATTGAAAACAAATCTTTTCTTCCGGCAGCATGTATGGGAACTACTAATAATGATGCTTTTTTCGCTTCATTAAAAGAGCATGCCAGACACTTCGAATCTATTTTAGCAGAAGCCAATGAAAAAGAAAGCCGACTAAAATTTGTGGCTCAATTTGAAAACGGAAAAGCGAGCGTAGGTTTACAATTCATTCCAAAAGATCATCCGTTTTATAATTTGGAAGGAAAAGACAATATCGTTTTATTCTACACTGACCGTTATGTTGATCAGCCTCTATTGATAAAAGGAGCTGGTGCTGGTGCTGCGGTTACTGCTTCTGGAATTTTTGCCGATGTGATTAGAATAGGAAATGTGTAA
- the thrC gene encoding threonine synthase, which produces MKYYSLNHNAPNVSFQEAVIQGLATDKGLYFPETITPLASSFFEAIENLSHEEIAFEAIKQFVGDEIPTDTLKQIIAETLCFNFPLVEVENGIYSLELFHGPTMAFKDVGARFMSRCLAYFNRDSKNSKNTVLVATSGDTGGAVASGFLGVNGVDVVILYPSGKVSDIQEKQLTTLGQNIKALEVDGVFDDCQDMVKKAFLDKDLEHIHLTSANSINIARWLPQMFYFFFAYKALKSQGKPLVFSCPSGNFGNICAGIIAKKLGLPIEHFVASTNVNDTVPRFLANGIYDPKPSIATISNAMDVGNPSNFVRIQEMYQNDLEQFKKDFTSYTFTDAETLAALKAIYNERGYIAEPHGAVGYLGLKKELLNIPNAIGVFLETAHPIKFLDVVEPALGVTLPLPTQIESVMNKEKVSVKISTYDELKAFLG; this is translated from the coding sequence ATGAAATATTACAGCTTAAACCATAATGCACCAAACGTTTCTTTTCAGGAAGCGGTAATTCAAGGATTAGCAACCGACAAAGGATTGTATTTCCCAGAAACTATCACACCGTTAGCTTCGAGTTTTTTTGAGGCTATCGAAAATTTATCGCACGAAGAAATCGCTTTTGAGGCTATCAAACAATTTGTCGGAGACGAAATCCCAACCGATACTTTAAAACAAATCATTGCCGAAACACTGTGCTTTAATTTCCCTTTGGTCGAAGTAGAAAACGGAATCTATTCCCTTGAATTATTTCACGGTCCAACAATGGCGTTCAAGGATGTGGGAGCGAGATTTATGTCCCGCTGTCTGGCGTATTTTAACAGAGACAGCAAAAACAGCAAAAATACCGTTCTTGTAGCGACTTCCGGAGATACGGGAGGAGCCGTTGCCAGCGGTTTTCTTGGCGTGAACGGAGTCGATGTGGTTATTCTTTACCCTTCGGGAAAAGTGAGCGACATTCAGGAAAAACAATTAACAACTTTGGGACAAAACATAAAAGCCCTTGAAGTTGACGGTGTTTTTGATGACTGTCAGGACATGGTCAAAAAAGCGTTTCTAGATAAAGATTTAGAACACATACACCTGACCTCTGCCAATTCGATTAATATTGCGCGTTGGTTACCACAAATGTTTTACTTTTTCTTTGCTTACAAAGCGTTGAAAAGCCAAGGTAAACCATTAGTCTTCTCTTGCCCAAGCGGCAACTTCGGAAATATTTGCGCGGGTATCATTGCCAAAAAATTAGGATTGCCAATTGAGCATTTCGTAGCTTCTACCAATGTAAACGATACGGTTCCAAGATTCCTTGCTAACGGAATTTACGACCCAAAACCATCTATTGCCACGATTTCGAATGCTATGGATGTTGGGAATCCAAGTAACTTCGTCCGCATTCAGGAGATGTACCAAAATGATTTGGAGCAATTCAAAAAAGATTTTACGTCATACACTTTTACTGATGCCGAAACTTTGGCAGCATTAAAAGCCATCTATAACGAAAGAGGCTATATCGCCGAACCGCACGGCGCTGTTGGCTATTTAGGATTGAAAAAAGAACTGCTGAACATACCAAACGCAATTGGTGTTTTCCTTGAAACCGCACATCCTATCAAGTTCCTCGATGTAGTTGAGCCGGCTTTGGGTGTTACTTTGCCCCTGCCAACACAAATTGAGAGCGTGATGAACAAAGAAAAAGTAAGCGTTAAAATCTCAACTTATGATGAATTGAAGGCTTTCTTAGGATAA
- a CDS encoding YqaE/Pmp3 family membrane protein, with translation MTLIAIFFPFVSFFLRGRILTSILCLILQITLIGWIPAAIWAVISLQNSRADKRNNKLIKALKKQ, from the coding sequence ATGACATTAATTGCAATATTTTTTCCGTTTGTTTCCTTCTTTTTGAGAGGCAGAATTCTAACTTCTATTCTCTGCTTAATCTTGCAGATAACTTTAATTGGCTGGATTCCTGCGGCAATTTGGGCTGTTATTTCACTGCAAAACTCAAGAGCTGATAAACGCAACAATAAGCTTATTAAAGCTTTGAAAAAACAATAA
- a CDS encoding YciI family protein, with protein sequence MFIVSLSYKKDLSEIEKFMESHIQFLDKYYSEKKFIFSGRKNPRTGGVILVRNVDRDSLQEIIKQDPFYQNEIADYEITEVIPTKYDEDFAVFIEK encoded by the coding sequence ATGTTTATCGTTTCATTATCCTATAAAAAAGACTTAAGTGAGATAGAAAAATTTATGGAATCTCACATTCAATTTTTAGACAAATACTATTCTGAAAAGAAATTCATTTTTTCGGGAAGGAAAAATCCAAGAACAGGCGGGGTAATATTAGTTCGTAATGTAGACAGAGATTCATTGCAGGAAATTATTAAGCAAGATCCTTTTTATCAGAATGAAATCGCTGATTATGAAATCACCGAAGTAATTCCGACCAAATATGATGAAGATTTTGCGGTTTTTATAGAAAAATAG
- a CDS encoding homoserine kinase, translating to MTEIKLFCPATIANLSCGFDVLGLCLATAGDEMIVRKSDVKGVRITKIVGADLPLETENNVAGVAALAMLEEVETEFGFEIEIYKHIKAGSGIGSSAASSAGAVFGINELLGRPFTRKELVKFAMQGEKLASGNAHADNVAPALLGGFTLVRSSNPLDIIKIDSPSELYATVVHPQIELKTSDARSVLKQTVSLKSAITQWGNVGGLIAGLYTQDYELIGRSLHDEIIEPIRSMLIPGFDLIKQTAYENGALGSGISGSGPSIFALSKGKENADKIAKAMSAVYEEMNLPYEIHVSKVNDEGMKII from the coding sequence ATGACTGAAATAAAACTATTTTGCCCCGCTACCATCGCGAATCTCTCGTGTGGTTTTGATGTACTCGGACTTTGCTTGGCTACTGCAGGCGATGAAATGATTGTTCGCAAATCGGATGTAAAAGGAGTACGCATTACTAAAATAGTAGGTGCCGATTTACCGTTGGAAACCGAAAACAATGTTGCGGGAGTTGCAGCTCTGGCGATGCTGGAAGAAGTAGAAACCGAATTTGGTTTTGAAATCGAAATCTACAAACACATCAAGGCAGGAAGCGGAATTGGAAGCAGTGCAGCCAGTTCAGCAGGTGCTGTTTTTGGTATCAACGAATTGTTGGGACGACCTTTCACCCGAAAAGAATTGGTGAAATTTGCCATGCAGGGCGAAAAATTAGCCAGCGGAAATGCTCATGCCGACAATGTTGCCCCTGCCCTTTTGGGTGGTTTTACATTGGTTCGAAGCTCAAATCCTTTGGATATCATCAAAATTGACAGCCCTTCTGAATTATATGCTACGGTCGTTCATCCTCAAATTGAGCTGAAAACATCAGATGCTCGTTCGGTTTTGAAACAAACTGTTTCTCTAAAAAGCGCCATTACCCAATGGGGAAATGTAGGCGGATTAATAGCCGGCCTTTACACTCAGGATTATGAGTTAATAGGTCGTTCTTTGCACGACGAAATCATAGAACCAATTCGCAGTATGCTGATTCCTGGATTTGATTTAATCAAGCAAACCGCTTATGAAAATGGAGCTTTGGGTTCTGGAATTTCGGGTTCTGGACCTTCTATTTTTGCTTTAAGCAAAGGAAAAGAAAACGCCGATAAAATCGCCAAAGCCATGAGCGCTGTTTACGAAGAAATGAATTTGCCTTATGAAATTCACGTTTCCAAAGTGAATGACGAAGGAATGAAAATTATTTAA